The following are encoded in a window of Anopheles gambiae chromosome X, idAnoGambNW_F1_1, whole genome shotgun sequence genomic DNA:
- the LOC133391848 gene encoding putative nuclease HARBI1, with amino-acid sequence MDERYKIALLNWTEAWANVARLHILQQRRPTTRIWARPMLLERNQNASQLMRAILEEELDNTAINFIRLVREDFAYLLTVITPRIRRQDTYMRDAIIPKDKLIITLRLLASGDSYKSLEYAYRVSEQSISLFIPEVCNSLLIYLRKYVKLPSTQQEWLTVSDAFNAKWKFPHAIGAIDGKHVAIKAPAKSGTEYYNYKQVFSIVLLAVADADCNFMFVDVGCKGRISDSGILRTSRLYVMLERKELNIPEAEPLHQNSSIRVPYMLLRDKAFALTDYCMRPFGGVTESGSIERLFNERHSQARRVVEMAFGILSARFRVLRKTI; translated from the exons ATGGATGAGCGATACAAAATTGCGCTGTTAAATTGGACTGAAGCGTGGGCCAATGTCGCTCGTCTTCATATTCTCCAGCAAAGAAGACCGACAACACGCATTTGGGCAAGACCAATGCTGCTGGAAAGAAATCAGAATGCAAGCCAGTTAATGCGTGCGATTCTGGAGGAAGAGCTTGACAATACCGCAATAAATTTTATTCGGCTAGTGAGAGAGGACTTTGCCTATCTGTTGACGGTTATAACACCCCGCATCCGTAGGCAGGATACTTACATGCGAGATGCTATTATACCAAAAGATAAACTGATTATAACGCTAAGATTGCTGGCTTCTGGTGATAGCTACAAAAGCTTGGAATACGCCTATCGA GTATCAGAACAATCGATATCATTGTTCATCCCAGAAGTGTGCAACAGTTTGCTAATTTATCTTCGCAAATATGTAAAG CTTCCGTCAACACAGCAAGAATGGCTTACGGTGTCGGATGCATTCAATGCCAAATGGAAATTTCCCCATGCTATTGGTGCCATCGATGGAAAGCATGTTGCCATAAAAGCTCCTGCCAAAAGTGGAACAGAATATTACAACTACAAACAGGTTTTTAGCATTGTGTTGTTGGCAGTTGCAGATGCTGACTGcaattttatgtttgttgaCGTTGGGTGCAAGGGTCGCATATCAGACAGTGGAATTTTAAGGACCTCTCGTCTTTATGTCATGCTTGAAAGAAAGGAATTAAATATCCCAGAGGCGGAACCGTTACATCAAAATTCATCCATCAGAGTCCCGTATATGCTCTTGAGAGACAAGGCATTTGCGTTAACGGACTACTGTATGCGACCTTTCGGTGGTGTTACAGAGAGTGGTTCAATTGAACGTCTTTTTAACGAACGTCATTCTCAGGCACGAAGGGTTGTTGAAATGGCATTTGGGATACTCAGTGCAAGGTTTAGAGTTCTTCGGAAAACTATATAA
- the LOC133391847 gene encoding putative nuclease HARBI1, translating to MDDRYKIALLNWTEAWANFARLHILQQRRPTTRIWARPMLLERNQNASQLMRAILEEELDNTAINFIRLVREDFAYLLTVITPRIRRQDTYMRDAIIPKDKLIITLRLLASGDSYKSLEYAYRVSEQSISLFIPEVCNSLLIYLRKYVKLPSTQQEWLTVSDAFNAKWKFPHAIGAIDGKHVAIKAPAKSGTEYYNYKQVFSIVLLAVADADCNFMFVDVGCKGRISDSGILRTSRLYGMLERKELNIPEAEPLHQNSSIRVPYMLLRDKAFALTDYCMRPFGGVTESGSIERLFNERHAQARRVVEMAFGILSARFRVLRKTM from the exons ATGGATGATCGATACAAAATTGCGCTGTTAAATTGGACTGAAGCGTGGGCCAATTTCGCTCGTCTTCATATTCTCCAGCAAAGAAGACCGACAACACGCATTTGGGCAAGACCAATGCTGCTGGAAAGAAATCAGAATGCAAGCCAGTTAATGCGTGCGATTCTGGAGGAAGAGCTTGACAATACCGCAATAAATTTTATTCGGCTAGTGAGAGAGGACTTTGCCTATCTGTTGACGGTTATAACACCCCGCATCCGTAGGCAGGATACTTACATGCGAGATGCTATTATACCAAAAGATAAACTGATTATAACGCTAAGATTGCTGGCTTCTGGTGATAGCTACAAAAGCTTGGAATACGCCTATCGA GTATCAGAACAATCGATATCATTGTTCATCCCAGAAGTGTGCAACAGTTTGCTAATTTATCTTCGCAAATATGTAAAG CTTCCGTCAACACAGCAAGAATGGCTTACGGTGTCGGATGCATTCAATGCCAAATGGAAATTTCCCCATGCTATTGGTGCCATCGATGGAAAGCATGTTGCCATAAAAGCTCCTGCCAAAAGTGGAACAGAATATTACAACTACAAACAGGTTTTTAGCATTGTGTTGTTGGCAGTTGCAGATGCTGACTGcaattttatgtttgttgaCGTTGGGTGCAAGGGTCGCATATCAGACAGTGGAATTTTAAGGACCTCTCGTCTTTATGGTATGCTTGAAAGAAAGGAATTAAATATCCCAGAGGCGGAACCGTTACATCAAAATTCATCCATCAGAGTCCCGTATATGCTCTTGAGAGACAAGGCATTTGCGTTAACGGACTACTGTATGCGACCTTTCGGTGGTGTTACAGAGAGTGGTTCAATTGAACGTCTTTTTAACGAACGTCATGCTCAGGCACGAAGGGTTGTTGAAATGGCATTTGGGATACTCAGTGCAAGGTTTAGAGTTCTTCGGAAAACTATGTAA
- the LOC133391504 gene encoding transcription factor SPT20 homolog: MVVTKPQPIERPATPMMELCYSSDDDELNSIIIAKSEPALECEAVEAAMDLEPPAAAQPTPTASHVPGNVLCREENAALRRENELLLTGTRSVLELQTAANATLQQSSGQGGNRETARKRQQRLKRRERERQQQQQQQQQQQQQQQQQQQQQQQQQQQQQRQQQQHRQQQRQQQPQQQQQQQPQQQLWTTVVRGRPSQRHRQPQQQQQQQQQQGERYVPPQLQQQRQQQQRPQQQQQQQPQQQQQQRPQQQRQQQQRPQQQRSQRRKPAKPELIEVSPNEGQDWESLLLLVQTAVRTDERYKPLKDHVVLGRRTSKALLRLTLSRKANAQYMLQQVRAIVGSAGVWRHVTEMASVIVHDVDPLAREEDLTSLLDSKFESGAGIVSTTLTKMTDGTQRAYVRLPAKFAKELEGTKIKLGFCVSKVRAAPPTPRERVRCYRCLELGHWAQDCRSPDDRQNKCIRCGVVGHMAKDCTSSTKCLKCGGPHTIGHPDWARSALQ, translated from the exons ATGGTTGTGACGAAGCCACAACCCATCGAGCGCCCGGCCACGCCGATGATGGAGCTGTGCTACTCAAGCGACGACGATGAGCTGAAtagcatcatcatcgcaaAGTCGGAACCTGCGCTGGAGTGTGAGGCAGTGGAGGCGGCCATGGACTTGgagccaccagcagcagcacagccaACACCAACGGCTTCCCATGTTCCGGGCAACGTG CTTTGCCGCGAGGAAAACGCGGCACTTCGTCGCGAGAACGAGTTGCTGCTCACGGGCACTCGTTCGGTGCTTGAGCTGCAGACTGCAGCGAACGCAACCCTCCAGCAGTCGTCAGGACAAGGCGGAAACCGGGAGACGGCCCGGAAGCGCCAGCAACGGCTGAAGCGGCGAGAGCGggaacggcagcagcaacagcagcagcaacagcagcagcagcagcagcagcagcaacagcagcagcagcagcagcagcagcagcagcagcagcaacgccagcagcagcagcatcgtcagcagcagcgtcagcagcagccgcagcaacaacagcagcagcagccgcagcagcagctttggACAACGGTGGTAAGAGGCCGCCCGTCCCAGCGGCATCGtcaaccgcagcagcagcagcagcagcaacagcaacaaggtGAACGCTATGTTCCACcacagctccagcagcagcgacagcagcagcagcgcccgcagcagcagcagcagcaacagccgcagcagcaacagcaacagcgtccgcagcaacagcgtcaacagcagcagcgacctcagcagcagcgatcACAGCGGCGAAAGCCGGCCAAGCCCGAGCTCATTGAGGTTTCGCCCAACGAAGGCCAGGACTGGGAGAGCCTTCTGCTGCTTGTGCAAACGGCAGTCAGGACTGACGAGCGGTACAAGCCGCTCAAGGACCACGTCGTCCTGGGTCGCCGTACCAGCAAGGCGTTGCTGCGTCTTACACTGAGTCGCAAGGCGAACGCACAGTATATGCTGCAGCAGGTTCGTGCCATCGTGGGCAGTGCTGGAGTGTGGCGGCACGTCACGGAAATGGCGTCAGTCATCGTGCATGACGTTGACCCGCTAGCGCGAGAGGAGGACCTAACTTCGCTGCTTGACAGCAAGTTCGAGTCGGGAGCGGGCATCGTCTCAACCACTTTGACCAAGATGACCGACGGCACCCAACGTGCGTATGTGCGACTGCCCGCGAAGTTCGCGAAGGAGCTGGAGGGCACCAAAATCAAGCTGGGCTTTTGCGTCAGCAAAGTCAGAGCCGCGCCACCGACTCCTCGAGAGCGTGTGCGCTGCTATCGCTGCCTCGAGCTGGGTCATTGGGCCCAGGACTGCCGTTCACCCGACGACCGGCAGAACAAGTGCATACGCTGCGGCGTTGTGGGGCACATGGCAAAGGACTGCACTTCTTCGACGAAGTGCCTCAAGTGCGGTGGTCCACACACAATTGGACACCCCGACTGGGCCCGGTCGGCCTTGCAATGA